A region of the Amycolatopsis sp. cg13 genome:
GTCCTCGCACGGATTCCCGCCTTGCGCCGCCCACCGGACCGGCGGTTACCCCATCCGGCCGCATCGCCCGGGGAATTTGCCCACCGTTGTCCGGAAAGGGCAGTGAATGCCTTCCGAAGCTTCGGAAAATTCAGTTTCCGCCCACGAACGCCGAGGCAAGCTTTTCCCCGGTGCTCGTAGCCGCACCGTGATCCTCGATCGGGTTCACCGCCGAGTTCTTGAAGCAGACATAGGTCACGCCGGAGTCGACGCCGCCGTTGCGCGGGTCCGGATTGATGCCGAGATCCTTGGCCGTCGCATACGACGCCTCGCCGATGATCTTGTTCGGCCCGGTGTCGCCGATGACCGCGTACTCGACCTTGCCGTTGTAAATCACCGCACAGGAACCGCCGCCGCGGAGACCGGAGTTTTCGTAGTTCCAGATGCTGCTCGAAGACGGCACCACGATGTACGGGAGCTTGGCGGCGTTGAGCGGTTTGCCGTCGGATTGCGGGAAGGCGGTGTCGGGCTGGAAGCAGCAGTCGGTGTTCTCGTTGCACTCGGTGGTGCGCTGGCCGTCGCAGTCGATGTCCATGTCGGCTTTCCAGAAGACCGCCTTGCCCGCGTCGCACACCGGGACGGTCGCGCTGCCGGAGTCTTCGTCGGTTTTGTATTTGCCGTTGGAGATCTGCTTGCAGGAGGCGACCTTGGCGAGGATCTGGTCCGCGGTCGGGCCCGCCTGCACTGCTTCCGCGGCTGGGGTCTTGGCCGGAGTCGCCGCGGAGGCGAGCGCGGTGGGCAGGACGGCGGCGGCTATCGCCAGAATCGCGAGCAGGACGAGTTTCCGCATCGACGCTCCCTGTTTATTAGGAAACTTTCCTTACGGCGGCGCGCGCTCAGGATGCCGCCGAACGGACGCGGTCACAACCCGCCAAAAGAGGGTGTTTTTTCCCGCCGAACCGAGCAGTCCGCAAAGAAGACCCAAGAGACTTAGCTGCGCCCCCACCACACCGACCGACGTTCGTGAGGGGAACCCTGAGGGAATCTGATTCCCTCAGGGTTCCCCTCACGAACATCCCGCGCCGCAGTCGCAGCGCCGCCCGGCAGTCGCGGCGCCGCCTTAAAGTCCAAGTCCGCGAAGGAGCCCTTCACGGATCGCGAGTTACCGCCCGGGCCGAGACGCCCAACGCGCCGGGAATCGACGCGGACGGCGGCTCACTGCCTCGGCCCAGCGGGGGCTCAGGTCCGACCGGATCTCCGTCCGCGACCGCACCAGCGCCGCCCCGCGCACGCCGCCGACATTCGCGTACACCCGGGTCGCCCCGGCCTCGCGCAGATGCGTCAGCACCCGCCGGTCGAAGCGCCCCTCCGGCAGCGAAAACCGCCGCACCGGGGTCCCGCTCAGCTGCTCCAGCAACCGCGGCGCCTCGTCCAGCTCCCGGCGCACCGCGAACGATCCGTCGAGCCGTCGCCAGTCCAACCGGTCCCAGCCGTGCGATCCGACGTGCATCCCCGCGTCCACCAGTTGCCGCAGCCCGTCGCGGTCGACGTACCCGCGCTCGCCGACCCGGCCCGCCAGCGGGAAGAACTCGGCATAAAGCCCGCGCTCGACCAGCCGCGGCAGCGCGATCTCGACATCCGAGGAGTTCCCGTCGTCGAAAGTGAGCTTCGCGCCCGTCCCCGAGACGACGCCCAGGAGCGCGTCGAACTGCTCCACGGTGATCCACCGCTCGTCCTCTCCCGGATCGAGGGCCCGCAGGGGTTTGCCAATGCCGTGCACCGCAAAGGTGATCATCGCGCCTCCCGTCTGTCGTACCGTACCCGATTAATCGGATTCGCAAACGGAGCAGTTACCGGCGCCGATCCCATGGTCAACAACGCACTTCCGGCGTGGAGAAAACACTCCCGCAGGAAAATCGGAATACGTCCACACTTGTAGACAGCCGTCATCTTCACACGTTTGGGTGAAGATTCAATGATTACGGTGGTAGTGCCGCCGAGCCTTCTCCCGGTTCCCGCAAGCCGCCATCGAGCACCAGCGCGCACGGTTCGCCCGGCTGCGATCGAGCAGGAACAGCTGGCACTCGTCGTTGGCGCAGGCCCGCAATCGCCCGGGGAGATCCTTCTCGATCGCCGCCCAGTCCAGAACCGCCCCAACAGCCAACCGGGCATGCGGCGGCGTCTCCAACGACCAGCGAAGGCCGTCCGCGGAAACCTCCGGCACCTGACGCACCCCGTCGAGCAACGAACGCAACGCAACCGGCGAGCTGTCCCCGCGCACGACGTCCCGAAGGAGATCCCGCGCCTGCCGCAGCAGCTCCAGCTCCGCGGCACTCCCGTCGCCGCCGCGCTCCCGCGCCCACCGCCGGTCGAGCGCGTCCTGTTCCTCGCCGTTGACCAGCGGCCTGCTGTTGAGCAGGTCGAGCAGCGCGTCCATCGAAGCTCTCCTAACCAGACTGCACCCTTTGACAGGTTAGCTCGACCATGCTTCCATGGCGAGACCTAACCAGATTAAACCAGCAAAGGGGTTAGCCATGATCCAGCATCGGACGACCGTCGTCGACGGCCAGAAGCTCTTCTACCGCGAGTCCGGTCCCGCCGACGCGCCCGCGATCGTCCTGCTGCACGGGTATCCGACCAGCTCGTTCATGTTCCGGAACCTCATCCCGCTGCTGGCCGACCGCTACCGCGTGATCGCGCCGGACCACCTCGGCTTCGGCCACTCCGCCGCCCCCAGCGCGGACGAGTTCGACTACACCTTCGACGCCCTCGCCGACCTCACGTCCGGCCTGCTCGACCAGCTGGGCCTGAACCGCTACGCGGTTTACGTCCAGGACTACGGCGCCCCGATCGCCTGGCGGCTCGCGCTGAAGCACCCCGACCGGATCTCCGCGATCGTCACGCAGAACGGCAACGGGTACGAAGAAGGCTTCGTCGACTCGTTCTGGACCGGCCTCTGGGCCTACGGCGCGAACCCCGGCCCGGACACCGAACCGGCCGTCCGCACCGCGCTGAGCTACGACGCCATCCGCTGGCAGTACCTGCACGGCGTCCCCGACCCGAGCCTGGTCAGCCCGGACACCTGGGAGCACGACCACGCGCTGGTTTCCCGCCCCGGCAACGACGAAATCCAGCTCGCGCTCTTCCGCGACTACCAGCACAACCGCCCGCTTTACCCGCGGCTGCACGAATTCCTGCGCAACCACGACGTCCCGGTGCTCGCCGTCTGGGGCCGGGGCGACGAGATCTTCGGCCCGGCCGGTGCGGAAGCCTTCGCCCGCGACGCCAAGGACGCCGAGGTGCACCTGATCGACGGCGGGCACTTCCTGCTGGAAAGCCACCTGGACGTCGTCGCGGGCTACCTGCGCGGCTTCCTCGGCCGGGTCCTGAAGTAGTCCGGGCTCGGCAAAACTACCGACCCGAAACCGCCGCACAGCCCGGAAAATCGGCCGGTGTCCCGCTTCGCGAAACTGCAGTTGTCTCCCCGGCCGATCGCCGCGGCCGTCGTGTTCGTCGTCTTCGCCACCGCCCTCGTCATCCACCTGACGACCCGCTCGGACGACGACCCGGTAGCCGCACCCGCGTCGAGCAGCCCGGCCAGCGCCACCACCAGCTCCAGCCCGCCGAGCAGCACCGTCCCCGCGACCCCGCTCGACCCGGCGGGCTACCAGAAGCTCCTCACCGACATCGGCGCCTCGATCACCCCGACCGTTCAGCAGCTCGAGCAGGCGACCACCCCCGCGGAGGTGAACAGCGCGAGCTCGAGTCTCAGCAGCGCGGTCAGCAGCGCCATCCAGCAGCTCGACTCCGCCCTTCCCCCGGACGCGATCCGCAGCACCAACCGCGCGCTGCTGTCCGACTTCACCGTGCTCTACAACAGCTCCGTGCCGAAGATCGAGAGCAGCGCGCTGACGAACAAGCTGTGCGGCGGAGTCTCAGCCATCGCGGAGCTGAGCAACGACCAAGGCATCGCCGGGCTGCGCGACACCCTCGCGAAACTGGCCACCGCCGACCCGGCCCACCCGTATCACCTCGGCCCGCTCTTCCCCGACGCCCGCCCGGCACCGAACCGCAGCGCGGAAAACGGCGCGGTCCTCGCCGGCGCGGGCGGCGGCAAGAACAGCGTCAGCATCAAGAACGTCTCCGGCACCGACCAGGCCGTGACGTTCGCCGACCTCTCCCGCCCGGTGTTCACCGTGTACGTGAAGGCAGGAGCCACCACCTCGGCGAGCGGCATCGCGGACGGCCACTACACCGTCTACAGCACCGGCGGCACCGACTGGGACGCCAGCCGCGGCCGCTTCACCCGCGACTGCTCGTTCTCGAAGTTCGGAGTACCCGCTGCCATGAAGGACAACGGGTACACCCACACCAACATCGACCTCACCGTGCACAAGCTAGACCCGCGCGAACTGCCGTCCGGACCGTTCCCGGAGCAGTCCTCGATCGAGCCCCTGGAGTACCCGCACTGACCTACTTGCGGATCTCCAGCGTGCAGCACTTCGGGCCGCCACCGGCCTTCCGCAGCTCCGAAATATCCACATACACCGGCTCGTAACCCCGCTCGGCCAGCCGAGCACCAAGGTCCGTCGCCTCGACCGGCAACACCACGTTGCGCCCGTCGGACACCCCGTTCAGCCCGAAGCACTCCGCATCAGCCGCAGTAGCGAGCACAGCGTCCGGGAACATCCGCCGCAACACGCGCTGCGAACCAGGCGAGAACGCCTCCGGGTAGTAGACGACCTGCGCGGTCGCCGTGTCCGTCGCCTCGGCCAGCACGAACAGCGCGGTGTCCAGGTGGTAGTACCGCGGGTCGATCAGCTGCAGCGACACGACCGGGACGCCGAGCACCTCCTGCGCCTCGGCGTGCGCGGCAGGGTCGGTGCGGAAGCCAGTACCGGCCAGCAGCAGCCGTCCGGTCCAGGCGAAATCGCCCTCGGCCTCGTTGATTTTCTCCGGCATGGTCAGGTCGCGGTAGCCGTGTTCGAGGAACCAGCGGCGGAAATGCTCCGCCTCGGCGGTGCGCTGCGGGGCGCGGAACCGCGAGCCGAGCACGCGCCCGTCCACGACGGTGCCCGAGTTGGCCGCGAACACCATGTCCGGGAGGCCGGGTTGCGGATCGATCTCCTCGACGGTGTGGCCGAGGCGGCGATAGGTGTCGCGCAGCTCGGTCCATTGCGCGACGGCGACGTCCGCGCTGACCGGCTTGGAGGGGTCCATCCAGGGGTTGATCGCGTAGTCGACGGCGAAATAACGCGGCGGGCACATCAGGTAACGGCGGGGCGTGGGCACCCGCGGCGGCACAGCCTCTCCCTGCATGCAACCAGGCTAAGGTGGACCTAATCTCGCAATCAATCGCTGTTCACTGCGCACCTGCATGCTAAACATTGCGTGTGAACACCATCGACCAGCGAATCGTTTCCTGCCTGGTGGCCAACGCTCGCTCCAGCTACGCGGAGATCGGCAAGGTGGTCGGGCTGTCCGCCCCGGCGGTGAAGCGGCGCGTGGACCGGCTGCTGGAAACGGGCGTCCTGCGCGGCTTCACCGCGGTCGTCGACCCGGAGGCGCTCGGCTGGGGCACCGAGGCGTTCGTCGAGGTGCACTGCCAGGGCAACGTCACGCCCGGCCGGATCCGCGCCCGGCTCGAACCGCTGACCGAGGTCGTCGCCGCGTACACGGTGTCCGGCGCGGCGGACGCGATCGTGCACCTGCGCGCCGCCGACATCCACCACCTGGAGACCGCGCTCGAACGGCTGCGCGGGCTGGAAATCATCGACCGCACCGTGTCCACGGTTGTGCTGTCCCGGCTGTTGGAGCGCCCGCCGACGCCGTCGTGAGTGCCTACGCCGGTTCTAACCGGCATCGCCACTCACGACGATGCGATGCTGAGCGCCATGACCGACCGCATTCACAGCGAGCACGACCAGGGCGTCGCGCTGCTCACCGTCGACGCCAGGAAGAGCCGCAACGCGCTCACCCTCGACCTCTCCGCCGAGCTGGCCGCGGCGGTCGCGCGCGCCGAGGCCGACGAGAGCGTGCACGCAGTGATCGTTACTGGCGCACCGCCAGCCTTCTGCGCGGGCGCGGACCTCACCGCGCTCGGCAAGGCCGACGCCGAAGGACTGCGCTCGGTGTACGCGGGGTTCCTCGCTGTCGCCGGATGCAGCCTGCCGACCATCGCCGCGGTCGGCGGGGCCGCCGTCGGCGCTGGTCTGAACCTCGCGCTGGCCGCCGACGTCCGGCTCGTGGGACCGCACGCCAAGTTCATCCCGCGGTTCCTCGAACTCGGCCTGCACCCCGGCGGCGGCATGACCTGGATGTCGCAACGAATCCTCGGTCCGCAGCAGGCGTCCGCGATGGCGTTGTTCGGCGAAACCCTTACCGCGGAATCCGCAGTGCGGGCCGGGTTCGCACTGCGCTTTGTGGACGGCGACCACGACGCATTGGTCCAGGCCGCCCGCGACCTCGCCGCCCCGACGGTCGCCGCGCCGCGCGAGGTCGTGCTGTCCACCAAGCGGACTATGCGCCAGACGAGCGGCCTGACCGAACACGCCGCGGCGGTCGAAGCCGAACTCGTCCCGCAGCTGGAATCACTGGCCGCACCGGCATTCGCCGAGCGGCTGGCGGCGATGAAGGCGCGTATCAGCGGGCGCTGACCGGCACCGCGCACAAATTCCCACATTCCGGGAACCCTCAACCTGGAGCAAACTGCTGGTCAGTGCCGCGCGGGCGGCAAGAGACGCGCGTCACTCCGGACGACGGCATGATTCGCCCTACGATCGAGGACACCCCGGTGGGCCTGGGTACCCCACACTTGACCGCACTACGACCGCGGCCTGATGTGTGGCGAGTAACCTCGGAAACAGGCCTCGGCGGGCTCCCCGGGGAGCCGACCCTGGCCCGCAGCACGCCGGGAGAGAGGGATTCCCTGACCCATGAGCACCAGTGCGAACGGCAGCGCGGCCGGGAACGGGCAAGGCGCGCTGACCGCGTCCCGCTCCACCGAGGTGAACAAGCTGGACCGGGTGGTCATCCGGTTTGCCGGCGACTCGGGCGACGGGATGCAGCTGACCGGCGACCGGTTCACCTCGGAGGCGGCGGCGTTCGGGAACGACCTGTCGACCATGCCGAACTTCCCGGCCGAGATCCGGGCGCCACAGGGCACCATCCCCGGCGTCTCGTCCTTCCAGGTGCACTTCGCCGACTACGACATCCTCACGCCGGGCGACCGGCCGGACGTCCTCGTCGCGATGAACCCCGCCGCGCTGAAGGCGAACGTCCGCGACGTCCCGCACGGCGGGACGATCATCCTCAACACCGACGAGTTCTCCAAGCGGAACCTGGTGAAGGTCGGCTACGAGACCGACCCGCTCGACGACGACTCGCTGTCGCCGTTCCAGGTGCACCGGGTCGCCATGTCGACTCTGACCCAGGGCGCGCTCGCCGACACCGGCCTCGGCAAGAAGGACGCCGAACGCTGCAAGAACATGTTCGCGCTCGGCCTGCTGTCGTGGATGTACCACCGGCCGACCGAGGGCACCGAGCGGTTCCTGCGCGAGAAGTTCGCCAAGAAGCCGGACATCGCCGAGGCGAACATCCTTGCCTTCCGGGCAGGCTGGAACTACGGCGAGACCACCGAATCGTTCGCGACCACCTTCGAGGTCGCGCCGGCGAAGCTGGACAAGGGCACCTACCGGCAGATCACCGGCAACACCGCGCTGGCGTACGGGATCGTGGCCGCCGGACAGCAGTCCGGGCTGCAGATCCTGCTCGGCACGTACCCGATCACCCCGGCCTCGGACGTGCTGCACGAACTGTCCAAGCACAAGAACTACGGCATCATCACCTTCCAGGCGGAGGACGAGATCGCCGGCATCGGGGCCGCGCTCGGCGCGTCCTACGGCGGGGCGCTGGGCATCACGTCCACGTCCGGTCCCGGCGTCGCGCTGAAGTCGGAGACCATCGGCCTCGGCGTGATGACCGAACTGCCGCTGGTGATCATCGACGTGCAGCGCGGCGGGCCGTCCACCGGCCTTCCGACCAAGACCGAGCAGGCCGACCTGCTGCAGGCGATGTTCGGCCGCAACGGCGAATCGCCGGTGCCGATCATCGCGCCGCTGTCCCCCGCCGACTGTTTCGACGCGGCGATCGAGGCCACCCGGATCGCGCTGAAGTACCGCACGCCGGTGCTGCTGCTGTCCGACGGCGCGATCGCCAACGGTTCCGAACCGTGGCTGGTCCCGAATGTTGAGGACCTGCCGGACCTGCGCGTGGAATTCGCGTCGGAACCCAACTCCGACAACGGTTCCGGCGAGTTCTGGCCGTACGTGCGCGATCCGGAGACGCTCGCGCGGGCGTGGGCGATTCCGGGCACTCCCGGGCTGCAGCACCGCATCGGCGGACTGGAGAAGGCCGACGGCACCGGCCACATCTCCTACGACCCGGACAACCACGACAAGATGGTGCGACTGCGCCAGGCGAAGATCGACGGCATCGACGTGCCGGACCTGGAGGTCGACGACCCGTCCGGCGAGGCGCGCGTGCTGGCGCTGGGCTGGGGTTCGTCCTACGGCCCGATCGGCGCGGCCTGCCGTCGCGTGCGCAAGCTCGGGATGCCGATCGCGCAGGCGCATCTGCGGCACCTGAACCCGTTGCCGCACAACCTCGGCGAGGTGCTCGCGCGCTACGACCGGGTCGTCGTGCCGGAGATGAACCTCGGCCAGCTCGCGCTGCTGCTGCGGGCGAAGTTCCTGGTGGACGTGCATTCCTACACCAAGGTCGCCGGCCTGCCGTTCAAGGCCGAGGAACTGCAGAACGTGTTCTCCGACATCATCGCCAACCTCGTTCCGGAGGGCGTCAAGTGACCGCCATCGATCTCGGGCTGCCGCAATTGGGCGGCATCGACCTGGTGCCGACCACCGACGAACCGCAGAAGGCCAAGGACTACAAGTCCGACCAGGAAGTGCGCTGGTGCCCCGGCTGCGGCGACTACGTGGTGCTCAACGCCGTGCAGTCGTTCCTGCCGACGCTCGGGCTCAAGCGGGAGAAC
Encoded here:
- a CDS encoding glycoside hydrolase family 75 protein translates to MRKLVLLAILAIAAAVLPTALASAATPAKTPAAEAVQAGPTADQILAKVASCKQISNGKYKTDEDSGSATVPVCDAGKAVFWKADMDIDCDGQRTTECNENTDCCFQPDTAFPQSDGKPLNAAKLPYIVVPSSSSIWNYENSGLRGGGSCAVIYNGKVEYAVIGDTGPNKIIGEASYATAKDLGINPDPRNGGVDSGVTYVCFKNSAVNPIEDHGAATSTGEKLASAFVGGN
- a CDS encoding polysaccharide deacetylase family protein; protein product: MITFAVHGIGKPLRALDPGEDERWITVEQFDALLGVVSGTGAKLTFDDGNSSDVEIALPRLVERGLYAEFFPLAGRVGERGYVDRDGLRQLVDAGMHVGSHGWDRLDWRRLDGSFAVRRELDEAPRLLEQLSGTPVRRFSLPEGRFDRRVLTHLREAGATRVYANVGGVRGAALVRSRTEIRSDLSPRWAEAVSRRPRRFPARWASRPGR
- a CDS encoding CGNR zinc finger domain-containing protein — encoded protein: MDALLDLLNSRPLVNGEEQDALDRRWARERGGDGSAAELELLRQARDLLRDVVRGDSSPVALRSLLDGVRQVPEVSADGLRWSLETPPHARLAVGAVLDWAAIEKDLPGRLRACANDECQLFLLDRSRANRARWCSMAACGNREKARRHYHRNH
- a CDS encoding alpha/beta fold hydrolase, whose protein sequence is MIQHRTTVVDGQKLFYRESGPADAPAIVLLHGYPTSSFMFRNLIPLLADRYRVIAPDHLGFGHSAAPSADEFDYTFDALADLTSGLLDQLGLNRYAVYVQDYGAPIAWRLALKHPDRISAIVTQNGNGYEEGFVDSFWTGLWAYGANPGPDTEPAVRTALSYDAIRWQYLHGVPDPSLVSPDTWEHDHALVSRPGNDEIQLALFRDYQHNRPLYPRLHEFLRNHDVPVLAVWGRGDEIFGPAGAEAFARDAKDAEVHLIDGGHFLLESHLDVVAGYLRGFLGRVLK
- the ddaH gene encoding dimethylargininase, which codes for MQGEAVPPRVPTPRRYLMCPPRYFAVDYAINPWMDPSKPVSADVAVAQWTELRDTYRRLGHTVEEIDPQPGLPDMVFAANSGTVVDGRVLGSRFRAPQRTAEAEHFRRWFLEHGYRDLTMPEKINEAEGDFAWTGRLLLAGTGFRTDPAAHAEAQEVLGVPVVSLQLIDPRYYHLDTALFVLAEATDTATAQVVYYPEAFSPGSQRVLRRMFPDAVLATAADAECFGLNGVSDGRNVVLPVEATDLGARLAERGYEPVYVDISELRKAGGGPKCCTLEIRK
- a CDS encoding Lrp/AsnC family transcriptional regulator, translating into MNTIDQRIVSCLVANARSSYAEIGKVVGLSAPAVKRRVDRLLETGVLRGFTAVVDPEALGWGTEAFVEVHCQGNVTPGRIRARLEPLTEVVAAYTVSGAADAIVHLRAADIHHLETALERLRGLEIIDRTVSTVVLSRLLERPPTPS
- a CDS encoding enoyl-CoA hydratase, with protein sequence MTDRIHSEHDQGVALLTVDARKSRNALTLDLSAELAAAVARAEADESVHAVIVTGAPPAFCAGADLTALGKADAEGLRSVYAGFLAVAGCSLPTIAAVGGAAVGAGLNLALAADVRLVGPHAKFIPRFLELGLHPGGGMTWMSQRILGPQQASAMALFGETLTAESAVRAGFALRFVDGDHDALVQAARDLAAPTVAAPREVVLSTKRTMRQTSGLTEHAAAVEAELVPQLESLAAPAFAERLAAMKARISGR
- a CDS encoding 2-oxoacid:acceptor oxidoreductase subunit alpha yields the protein MSTSANGSAAGNGQGALTASRSTEVNKLDRVVIRFAGDSGDGMQLTGDRFTSEAAAFGNDLSTMPNFPAEIRAPQGTIPGVSSFQVHFADYDILTPGDRPDVLVAMNPAALKANVRDVPHGGTIILNTDEFSKRNLVKVGYETDPLDDDSLSPFQVHRVAMSTLTQGALADTGLGKKDAERCKNMFALGLLSWMYHRPTEGTERFLREKFAKKPDIAEANILAFRAGWNYGETTESFATTFEVAPAKLDKGTYRQITGNTALAYGIVAAGQQSGLQILLGTYPITPASDVLHELSKHKNYGIITFQAEDEIAGIGAALGASYGGALGITSTSGPGVALKSETIGLGVMTELPLVIIDVQRGGPSTGLPTKTEQADLLQAMFGRNGESPVPIIAPLSPADCFDAAIEATRIALKYRTPVLLLSDGAIANGSEPWLVPNVEDLPDLRVEFASEPNSDNGSGEFWPYVRDPETLARAWAIPGTPGLQHRIGGLEKADGTGHISYDPDNHDKMVRLRQAKIDGIDVPDLEVDDPSGEARVLALGWGSSYGPIGAACRRVRKLGMPIAQAHLRHLNPLPHNLGEVLARYDRVVVPEMNLGQLALLLRAKFLVDVHSYTKVAGLPFKAEELQNVFSDIIANLVPEGVK